The Molothrus ater isolate BHLD 08-10-18 breed brown headed cowbird chromosome 1, BPBGC_Mater_1.1, whole genome shotgun sequence genome includes a window with the following:
- the TSPAN13 gene encoding tetraspanin-13, whose amino-acid sequence MACGGFACSKNCLCALNLLYTLVSLLLIGIAAWGIGFGLISSFRVVGVVIAVGVFLFFIALVGLIGAVKHHQVLLFFYMIILLLVFIVQFSVSCACLALNEEQQSELLEVGWSNTNSARTDIERNLNCCGFRVFYPNETCAADCLRNLHCRPCAPIMEEYAGMVLRFVGGIGLFFSFTEILGVWLTYRYRNQKDPRANPSAFI is encoded by the exons CTGGTGAGCCTGCTGCTGATTGGAATTGCAGCATGGGGAATTGGCTTTGGCCTCATCTCTAGTTTCAGAGTTGTTGGAGTGGTAATCGCAGTAGGAGTCTTCCTCTTCTTTATTGCCTTAGTTGGATTGATCGGTGCAGTGAAACATCATCAAGTATTGCTCTTCTTT TACATGATTATTCTTCTGCTAGTCTTTATTGTCCAGTTTTCTGTCTCCTGTGCCTGTTTGGCACTAAATGAGGAACAGCAG AGTGAACTTCTAGAGGTGGGATGGAGTAACACCAACAGCGCAAGAACAGATATTGAGAGAAATCTGAATTGTTGTGGATTCAGAGTTTTTTATCCGAATGAAACCTGCGCCGCT GATTGTCTTAGAAATCTCCACTGTAGACCATGTGCACCAATAATGGAAGAATATGCTGGAATGGTGCTGAGATTTGTTGGTGGGATAGGACTCTTCTTCAGCTTCACAGAG attctggGAGTTTGGCTGACCTACAGATACAGGAACCAAAAGGATCCCCGTGCAAACCCTAGTGCATTTATTTGA